The Euphorbia lathyris chromosome 3, ddEupLath1.1, whole genome shotgun sequence genome contains a region encoding:
- the LOC136223621 gene encoding uncharacterized protein, whose protein sequence is MAMSNLIPGMLVKLLQNMNMDDASAEYTVLQVLSIAGMLAEGEPFAKPGIYLEVSDSIHSTCVYFPNGHTDMILHDELHCYQLIGVKRLEFDSASASPYPTLRGVRLLPGTHQACVGSPENIDAVNCKDLGSDKKKDPSLNKTKSLLSKTTLKVIKNIVHGIELVAKVSRKKRWEGKNKENSVSRATKSKSDHHPTISILDDLGTFVGKKATEDASNNSFPAKVPINGQKLTEGSVSLSSLPKLGKKFSTRVWKKQVQL, encoded by the exons ATGGCAATGTCAAATCTCATTCCTGGAATGCTTGTCAAGCTACTACAAAACATGAACATGGATGATGCTTCTGCTGAATATACTGTTTTGCAGGTTTTGAGTATTGCTGGAATGTTAGCTGAAGGTGAGCCTTTCGCCAAGCCAGGGATTTATCTCGAGGTATCGGATTCAATTCATTCCACTTGTGTATATTTTCCCAATGGACATACAGATATGATTCTTCATGATGAACTCCATTGTTATCAATTGATTGGTGTTAAAAGGCTTGAATTTGACTCAGCCTCAGCCTCACCCTACCCTACTCTTAGAGGTGTTAGGTTACTTCCAGGGACACATCAAGCTTGTGTAGGGAGCCCTGAAAATATTGATGCTGTCAATTGTAAAGATTTGGGTTCAGATAAGAAAAAGGATCCTTCCTTGAATAAGACAAAGTCTCTGTTGTCCAAAACTACTTTAAAGGTCATCAAGAATATAGTTCATGGAATTGAGCTTGTGGCCAAAGTTTCAAGGAAGAAGAGATGGGAAGGGAAGAACAAGGAGAATTCAGTATCCAGGGCTACTAAATCTAAATCTGATCATCATCCAACTATTTCT ATTTTGGATGACCTAGGAACATTTGTTGGAAAGAAAGCAACAGAAGATGCTTCCAATAATAGCTTTCCTGCCAAGGTTCCGATAAATGGTCAGAAACTAACCGAGGGAAGTGTTTCATTGAGTTCGCTGCCCAAGCTTGGAAAG AAATTTTCTACTAGAGTCTGGAAAAAGCAAGTCCAACTGTAA